In one window of Desulforhabdus amnigena DNA:
- a CDS encoding DUF882 domain-containing protein → MTRRQALKLLLLGTAAASTQQVFKREAEAAVSLKYLCTGKLDLHNIHTNESLSIQYLDRGGDFDPQALTKLNHLFRCSYDDSPFPIDPQLFLLLDAVRTKLGSRERHYHLVSGYRSPSYNEYLRQEGHGVAKNSYHIRGMAADVRLEGVDLIDIQKTALLLNVGGVGGYPDFVHLDVGPVRQW, encoded by the coding sequence ATGACCCGAAGACAGGCTCTAAAGTTGCTCCTTTTGGGTACCGCGGCGGCATCAACGCAGCAGGTTTTCAAAAGAGAAGCAGAGGCAGCGGTTTCGCTGAAGTATCTTTGTACCGGAAAGCTGGACTTGCACAACATTCACACCAACGAATCTCTCAGCATCCAATACCTCGACAGAGGGGGTGACTTCGATCCCCAAGCCCTCACTAAGCTCAATCATCTCTTCAGATGCTCATACGATGATTCGCCCTTTCCCATAGACCCACAACTTTTTCTCCTTTTGGACGCTGTCCGAACAAAACTGGGGTCTCGAGAAAGACATTATCATTTGGTTTCGGGCTATCGCTCCCCTTCTTATAATGAATACCTGCGTCAAGAAGGACATGGAGTAGCCAAGAACAGCTACCACATTAGAGGTATGGCTGCAGATGTACGTTTGGAGGGCGTGGATCTCATCGATATCCAGAAAACGGCTCTCTTGTTGAATGTGGGAGGTGTTGGGGGATATCCCGATTTTGTCCATTTGGACGTTGGTCCCGTACGACAATGGTAA
- a CDS encoding bifunctional acetate--CoA ligase family protein/GNAT family N-acetyltransferase gives MTIRNLDYFFRPASVALVGASKKKSSIGGVLTRNLWNSGFEGELYGVNPNYEVIDGIPLYPDIASLPKAPELAVIATPPDTVPGLVKELGARGTKAVVVITAGFGESGGAEGRKLKNAMLEGARPHLLRVLGPNCMGVMVPRTHLNVSFSNVQPLPGQIAFVAQSGAVQTVVLDWATARNIGFSHFVALGEMADVDFGDMLDYLANDPYARAILLYMESVTQPRKFMSAARAAARMKPVIVLKAGRHMEGARAAASHTGALVGDDAVYDAAFRRAGMLRVYDLQELFSAVETLATLPPIRGDRLAILTNGGGIGVLATDSLMDEGGKLAEFSAETMDRLNAQLPSIWSHDNPVDMIGDASGERYAAALEAMFNDPGVDATLVLNCPNAMVDSAEVAQAVIDTYQKKTAKGVRPVLLTSWVGGTSLDAGRHLLIENRIPTYDVPSDAVRAFMQMVRYQRNQALLMETPPNLPEIFKPDVECARGVIEKALAEGREWLMETEAKEVLSAYRIPVVSTYFAEDPEKSAVAATNLGQPVVLKILSPDILHKTRVGGVVLDLQSPELVRRAAEVMLERVREAIPDARIRGFAVEPMIRRLHAHELIIGMTEDTLFGPVILFGHGGTAAEVIRDKAISLPPLNMHLARELMTRTRIFHLLEGNENLPHADLDGIAFTLVKVSQLVCDLENIVELDINPLLADEKDVLALDARIRVVRRGTSAKDRLSICPYPKELEEHITLPDGQTLFIRPIRPEDEPGLHRIFQHLSPNEIRLRFLHPMQILPHSLAARLTQIDYDREMALVVGGGSTEEGMELYGGVRIVADPDNENAEFSILLRQDKTGLGLGPMLLRRIIEYARLRHIGEIYGEVLAENKAMLKLCEAFGFKVKRIPDDPGVVHVSLRLFESATDSYP, from the coding sequence ATGACGATCCGAAACCTTGACTATTTTTTCAGACCCGCCTCAGTTGCGCTCGTCGGTGCGAGTAAGAAAAAGTCCTCCATTGGCGGTGTGCTCACGAGGAATCTTTGGAACAGCGGATTTGAAGGAGAGTTGTACGGGGTCAATCCAAATTATGAGGTGATCGACGGCATCCCGCTCTACCCTGACATTGCGAGTCTTCCCAAGGCTCCTGAACTGGCAGTGATCGCCACCCCGCCGGATACTGTGCCGGGGTTGGTGAAAGAGCTTGGCGCCCGGGGCACAAAAGCCGTAGTCGTCATAACGGCAGGGTTTGGGGAAAGTGGGGGAGCGGAAGGGAGAAAACTCAAAAACGCCATGCTCGAAGGGGCGAGACCACATCTGCTGCGGGTGCTTGGACCCAATTGCATGGGGGTCATGGTTCCTCGAACGCATCTCAACGTAAGTTTTTCCAACGTACAGCCATTGCCGGGCCAAATCGCTTTCGTGGCCCAATCCGGGGCCGTGCAGACGGTTGTGCTCGACTGGGCAACGGCTCGAAACATCGGATTTTCTCATTTTGTTGCACTGGGAGAGATGGCTGATGTGGATTTCGGGGATATGTTGGATTATTTGGCCAATGACCCCTATGCTCGAGCGATCCTCCTTTATATGGAGTCGGTGACACAACCACGAAAATTCATGTCTGCGGCTCGTGCCGCTGCACGTATGAAGCCGGTCATCGTGCTCAAGGCCGGCCGTCATATGGAAGGAGCCAGGGCTGCCGCTTCCCATACGGGCGCTCTGGTTGGTGATGACGCTGTTTATGACGCTGCATTTCGCCGTGCAGGAATGTTACGTGTGTACGATCTGCAGGAACTTTTCAGCGCCGTCGAAACTCTGGCGACCCTTCCCCCCATACGAGGCGATAGACTTGCAATTCTTACTAATGGTGGAGGGATAGGAGTTCTGGCTACCGATTCCCTTATGGATGAGGGCGGAAAACTGGCCGAATTTTCTGCAGAAACCATGGATCGTTTGAATGCGCAACTTCCTTCCATCTGGTCCCATGACAATCCGGTGGACATGATCGGTGATGCCTCCGGAGAACGATATGCTGCAGCTCTAGAAGCGATGTTCAATGATCCCGGAGTGGATGCCACTCTTGTCCTTAACTGCCCCAATGCCATGGTGGACAGTGCGGAGGTGGCACAAGCGGTGATAGACACTTACCAAAAGAAAACAGCGAAGGGAGTACGTCCCGTTTTATTGACAAGCTGGGTGGGTGGCACAAGCCTCGATGCAGGACGTCACCTGCTGATCGAAAACCGGATTCCCACCTATGATGTTCCTTCCGATGCTGTGCGCGCTTTTATGCAGATGGTCCGCTACCAGCGGAATCAAGCGCTTCTGATGGAAACACCGCCAAACCTTCCCGAAATATTCAAGCCGGACGTGGAGTGTGCTCGGGGAGTGATTGAGAAAGCCTTGGCAGAAGGGCGCGAGTGGCTCATGGAAACGGAAGCCAAAGAGGTCCTTTCTGCCTACCGCATTCCCGTGGTTTCCACCTATTTCGCTGAAGACCCGGAAAAATCTGCCGTTGCCGCTACTAATCTCGGTCAGCCTGTCGTCCTGAAAATTCTCTCTCCCGATATCCTCCACAAGACCAGGGTGGGGGGGGTTGTCCTCGATCTCCAAAGTCCGGAACTTGTGCGCAGGGCTGCAGAGGTCATGTTGGAAAGGGTTCGTGAGGCGATACCGGACGCAAGAATCAGGGGCTTTGCTGTGGAACCCATGATTCGACGTTTGCACGCTCATGAACTGATTATCGGAATGACCGAGGATACGCTTTTTGGTCCGGTGATCCTTTTCGGGCATGGGGGTACCGCAGCAGAGGTGATTCGTGATAAAGCTATTTCCTTACCGCCACTGAATATGCATCTGGCTCGGGAATTGATGACTCGCACACGAATATTTCATCTGTTGGAGGGGAATGAGAACCTTCCCCATGCAGATCTGGATGGCATTGCTTTCACATTGGTGAAAGTCTCACAGCTTGTATGCGATCTGGAGAACATCGTAGAACTGGATATCAACCCTCTCCTGGCCGATGAGAAGGATGTTCTTGCCCTGGATGCGCGTATTCGAGTGGTGAGGCGAGGCACGTCTGCCAAGGATCGTCTCTCCATATGTCCTTATCCCAAAGAACTTGAGGAGCATATTACGCTTCCCGATGGTCAGACGCTTTTCATTCGACCCATTCGTCCCGAAGACGAGCCGGGGCTCCATAGAATTTTCCAACACCTTTCACCCAATGAAATCCGTTTGCGTTTCCTGCATCCCATGCAGATACTTCCCCATAGCCTGGCGGCTCGTCTCACTCAAATCGATTATGATCGTGAAATGGCGCTTGTGGTAGGGGGGGGAAGTACTGAAGAGGGGATGGAACTGTATGGAGGCGTTCGTATCGTTGCCGATCCTGACAACGAGAATGCAGAATTCTCTATTCTGCTGCGACAGGATAAGACAGGCCTCGGACTCGGCCCCATGCTCCTGAGAAGGATCATAGAGTACGCGCGATTGCGGCATATTGGTGAAATCTACGGAGAAGTGCTCGCAGAGAACAAGGCGATGCTGAAGCTTTGTGAGGCGTTTGGTTTCAAGGTTAAACGCATTCCGGATGACCCCGGAGTTGTTCATGTCTCTTTGAGGCTCTTTGAATCCGCTACGGATTCATATCCATAA
- a CDS encoding DUF72 domain-containing protein, translating into MSDRQGFDFEHFYFRELHPDIFIGTASDRYLGWVGQIYSEDRYKGRISSRSKKIKGRTFQEDVLPVESVEEYFNHFRILEIDYTFYGFLLTADGEATQNFHVLSRYKSHLKEDDYLLLKVPQSIFAQKILNAGKYIANEDYLNVKAFIERFYEPALTLLGSNLKGFIFEQEYQRRGERISASELARSLDFFFNSIYPDPRYHVELRTESYLTPVVFDVLEKHGVGQVLSHWSWLPPLAKQFAKSGGRFLNAERQCIIRLMTPLGIRYEDAYAQAHPFSKLVEGMLQPEMIEETARIMWAGIEQEVTVNVIVNNRAGGNAPLIAKRIAEAFTTAKPQSGSKTEKNE; encoded by the coding sequence ATGTCTGATCGACAGGGTTTTGACTTCGAACACTTTTATTTTAGAGAATTGCATCCCGATATTTTTATAGGAACAGCGAGCGACCGCTATTTGGGGTGGGTGGGGCAGATTTATTCGGAAGACCGCTACAAAGGCCGCATATCCAGCCGTTCCAAAAAGATCAAGGGGCGAACATTTCAGGAAGATGTTTTACCCGTGGAAAGCGTAGAGGAGTATTTCAATCATTTCAGGATATTGGAGATAGATTACACTTTCTATGGATTCTTGCTGACTGCGGATGGTGAGGCTACTCAGAATTTTCATGTGCTCAGCCGTTATAAAAGTCACTTGAAAGAAGATGACTATCTGTTGCTGAAGGTCCCACAGTCTATTTTTGCGCAAAAGATTTTGAATGCTGGCAAATATATTGCCAATGAAGATTATCTCAATGTCAAAGCCTTTATTGAACGCTTTTATGAACCTGCGCTAACCCTTTTGGGATCCAATTTGAAGGGTTTTATTTTTGAACAGGAGTATCAGCGCAGAGGGGAACGGATTTCCGCATCGGAATTGGCCCGCTCATTGGATTTCTTTTTCAACTCCATTTATCCTGATCCTCGCTATCATGTTGAGCTGAGAACGGAATCTTATCTCACGCCTGTGGTTTTTGACGTGCTTGAAAAACATGGTGTGGGCCAGGTACTGTCTCACTGGTCCTGGCTTCCCCCTCTGGCAAAACAATTTGCAAAATCAGGTGGTCGTTTTCTGAATGCGGAACGGCAGTGTATTATTCGCCTCATGACACCCCTTGGAATCCGTTATGAGGATGCCTATGCGCAGGCACATCCTTTTTCAAAGCTGGTTGAAGGCATGCTGCAGCCCGAGATGATCGAAGAAACGGCAAGAATAATGTGGGCAGGAATAGAACAGGAGGTGACAGTCAATGTGATTGTCAACAACCGGGCAGGGGGAAATGCGCCCCTGATTGCCAAGCGCATCGCGGAGGCTTTTACGACAGCAAAACCACAGTCAGGAAGTAAAACTGAAAAAAACGAGTGA